A part of Podarcis muralis chromosome 15, rPodMur119.hap1.1, whole genome shotgun sequence genomic DNA contains:
- the RBM7 gene encoding RNA-binding protein 7 isoform X2, translating to MGAAAAEADRTLFVGNLDPKVTEELLFELFHQAGPVIKVKIPKDRDGKPKQFAFVNFKHEESVPYGMDLLNGIKLFGRPLKIQFRSGSSHASQDNNSPYSQPGYANGSPSSIQQLPTTTASSSRYERNVDNISTESPTVQRSFSSPDNLQRQAVMNNMWQQSQYSGRHNSLHPEPSGFASPGHHPSYSFTQSSASSMQWRSETSAAQRKNRVSSHPYPTESRHYSSREPQRPSDYGSEHHFRGIREEYGHDDRHYGGWSHDYDNRRENYRDGKWRPSRH from the exons ATGGGAGCGGCGGCGGCCGAGGCGGACCGGACCCTCTTCGTGGGGAACCTCGACCCCAAAGTCACCGAGGAGCTGCTCTTCGAGCTCTTCCACCAG GCAGGTCCAGTCATTAAAGTAAAGATTCCGAaggacagggatgggaaaccaaaGCAGTTTGCATTTGTGAATTTCAAACATGAAGAATCTGTCCCCTATGGCATGGATCTACTTAATGGGATCAAACTTTTTGGGAGACCTCTCAAAATTCAGTTTCGATCAG GGAGCAGTCATGCATCTCAAGACAACAATTCACCTTATTCTCAACCTGGATATGCTAATGGAAGCCCCTCCAGTATACAACAACTGCCAACAACAACTGCCAGTAGCAG CAGGTATGAGAGGAATGTGGATAACATCTCAACAGAGTCGCCAACTGTGCAGAGATCCTTCTCATCCCCAGATAACCTCCAGAGACAAGCTGTG ATGAATAATATGTGGCAGCAGTCGCAGTACAGTGGCAGGCACAACTCCTTGCACCCGGAGCCATCCGGATTTGCTTCGCCAGGGCACCACCCGAGTTACTCGTTCACCCAGTCGTCAGCTTCATCCATGCAGTGGCGCTCAGAGACAAGTGCAGCCCAGCGCAagaacagagtgagctcccatccGTATCCTACTGAAAGCAGGCATTATAGCAGCCGGGAACCTCAGCGCCCCAGCGACTATGGCTCGGAGCATCATTTCAGGGGCATTCGGGAGGAATATGGTCACGATGACAGGCACTATGGAGGCTGGAGTCACGATTACGATAACCGGAGGGAGAACTACCGAGATGGCAAATGGCGCCCCTCCCGCCACTAG
- the RBM7 gene encoding RNA-binding protein 7 isoform X1 — translation MGAAAAEADRTLFVGNLDPKVTEELLFELFHQAGPVIKVKIPKDRDGKPKQFAFVNFKHEESVPYGMDLLNGIKLFGRPLKIQFRSGSSHASQDNNSPYSQPGYANGSPSSIQQLPTTTASSRYERNVDNISTESPTVQRSFSSPDNLQRQAVMNNMWQQSQYSGRHNSLHPEPSGFASPGHHPSYSFTQSSASSMQWRSETSAAQRKNRVSSHPYPTESRHYSSREPQRPSDYGSEHHFRGIREEYGHDDRHYGGWSHDYDNRRENYRDGKWRPSRH, via the exons ATGGGAGCGGCGGCGGCCGAGGCGGACCGGACCCTCTTCGTGGGGAACCTCGACCCCAAAGTCACCGAGGAGCTGCTCTTCGAGCTCTTCCACCAG GCAGGTCCAGTCATTAAAGTAAAGATTCCGAaggacagggatgggaaaccaaaGCAGTTTGCATTTGTGAATTTCAAACATGAAGAATCTGTCCCCTATGGCATGGATCTACTTAATGGGATCAAACTTTTTGGGAGACCTCTCAAAATTCAGTTTCGATCAG GGAGCAGTCATGCATCTCAAGACAACAATTCACCTTATTCTCAACCTGGATATGCTAATGGAAGCCCCTCCAGTATACAACAACTGCCAACAACAACTGCCAGTAGCAG GTATGAGAGGAATGTGGATAACATCTCAACAGAGTCGCCAACTGTGCAGAGATCCTTCTCATCCCCAGATAACCTCCAGAGACAAGCTGTG ATGAATAATATGTGGCAGCAGTCGCAGTACAGTGGCAGGCACAACTCCTTGCACCCGGAGCCATCCGGATTTGCTTCGCCAGGGCACCACCCGAGTTACTCGTTCACCCAGTCGTCAGCTTCATCCATGCAGTGGCGCTCAGAGACAAGTGCAGCCCAGCGCAagaacagagtgagctcccatccGTATCCTACTGAAAGCAGGCATTATAGCAGCCGGGAACCTCAGCGCCCCAGCGACTATGGCTCGGAGCATCATTTCAGGGGCATTCGGGAGGAATATGGTCACGATGACAGGCACTATGGAGGCTGGAGTCACGATTACGATAACCGGAGGGAGAACTACCGAGATGGCAAATGGCGCCCCTCCCGCCACTAG
- the REXO2 gene encoding oligoribonuclease, mitochondrial, which translates to MMRAGGRAWRLFGAPAGRRWLSGRCLSGLRAMAGAGGAAEPGMGQRMVWVDLEMTGLDIEKDQIIEMACLITDSDLNILAEGPNLIINQPDELLDSMSEWCKEHHGKSGLTKAVQESKISLRQAEYEFLSFVRQQTPPGLCPLAGNSVHADKKFLDKHMPQFMKHLHYRIIDVSTIKELCRRWYPEDYEFAPKKAASHRALDDIRESIKELQFYRNSIFKRKTDEKKRKLVENGDNEKLAS; encoded by the exons ATGATGCGCGCTGGCGGAAGGGCTTGGCGGCTTTTCGGCGCGCCGGCAGGGAGGCGGTGGCTGTCGGGGCGCTGCCTGAGCGGGTTGCGAGCCATGGCAGGAGCCGGAGGGGCGGCGGAGCCCGGCATGGGGCAGAGAATGGTCTGGGTAGACCTGGAG ATGACGGGGCTCGACATTGAAAAAGACCAGATCATTGAGATGGCCTGTCTCATAACAGATTCGGACTTGAACATCTTGGCTGAG GGTCCCAACCTGATAATAAACCAGCCAGATGAGTTGCTGGACAGCATGTCAGAATGGTGCAAAGAGCATCACGGCAAG TCTGGCCTTACAAAGGCAGTGCAGGAGAGCAAAATCTCGCTGCGTCAAGCAGAGTACGAATTTCTGTCTTTTGTCCGTCAACAGACACCTCCAGGACTCTGCCCCCTTGCCG GAAACTCGGTTCATGCGGACAAGAAATTCCTCGACAAGCACATGCCCCAGTTCATGAAACACCTTCACTACAGGATCATTGATGTGAGCACCATCAAAGAACTGTGCAG ACGCTGGTACCCAGAAGACTACGAGTTTGCTCCAAAGAAGGCTGCGTCTCATAG AGCCCTGGATGACATCAGGGAGAGTATCAAAGAGCTTCAGTTCTACAGAAATAGCATCTTCAAGAGGAAAACGGacgagaagaaaagaaaactagtGGAAAATGGTGACAATGAAAAGCTGGCCAGTTGA